The region CAGGTCATCTACTATCTCGAACGCGGCTACGACCGGGTCTCCGGTTTCGTACACCGCGCCCCCGAGGTGGCGCACCTCAACACCCCGGCCAAGCTGCACGCCGCGCTCGGGCTCGGCTACGCCGGCTCGCCGTTCGCCCGTGACGCCGACGAGATCTACGTGCTGCGCTGGCCGGCGTACCGGCCGAGTCTCTACCGGATCCCGTACGGCGGCCAGAGCGAGTCCGCGATGCGGGCGATGGAGGGCTGGGTGATCGAGCGCCCGCCGTTCCGGGGCAACGGCTTCGCCCCCGGCGAGAGCAGTGACGTGGTGGCGGAGTTCAAGGTGGACAGTGCACGGCTGCCGCACGGCGCCGAGCTGTGGCGGCTCGGCTCGGACGGCAGCGAAACTCTCGTCGCCACCTTCGACAGCGACGCGCCGAGCTGGCAGCAGGTGGAGGCACCGTGATGCGCGACGGGTACGTCGCCCGCTGGCGCGACCGGGAATACGAGGTCAGCCCGGACCACGACGAGATCCGGCTCTACCAGACCGCACCGGCCGACGGCTTCACCGAGGTCCGACCGGGTCGGTTCGTCCGGGTGGTGCCGGCCACCGAGGTCGAGGAGCTGGCGTACGTGCGTACGACCTGCTGGTGGAAGGGTGAGCCGTTCATCGTGCTCGCCGAACACGACACCTGGCTGCGGGTGGAGTACACCGGCGGGCGCTGGCCGATCGCCGAGGCGATGGGCCTGGAGGCGTTCGACTTCGGTGTCTACCAGGGCTGGGCCCCCGCCGCCGAGGTGACCGACCTGCGCGAACAACGCGCCTGATGGCGATCGTGTCCGGTTCGCTGCAACACCATGCCGGCGTGCTGCTGGTCGACCCGTCCGGCGCGTTGCTGATGCAACTGCGTGACGGCCACGCTCCTCGCCATCCCAACCTGTGGGGTATCCCCGGTGGACTCGTCGAGCCGGGCGAGACGCCCGAGCAGGCGGCCCACCGGGAGTTGCTGGAGGAGACCGGTCTGCGGGTCGACGGCGGGTTGGAGTTGTTCTGGCACGGGCCGGCGCCCAACGACGACGGCTACTGGTACACCTTCTACGCACCCACCCTGGCCCGGCAGGACGAGGTGGTCCTCGGTGAGGGCGCCGCGATGGTGTTCCTGTCCCCGGCCGATCTCCTCGACCGGCAGATGCCGCTCGGCGTCGCCAACGTCGTACGCCGCTTCCTCGCCTCACCCCAGTACGGCGCCCTTCTCCGCTAGCACTCCGGCAGGAGACCCGTCTCAGGGTTCGGTGAGGGCTTGTCGGGGGGCCAGGGCCGCGGCGAAGCGCGTCGCGACGGCCGCGACGGTGGCACGCAGCTCATCTCCGCCCTCGACGCGGAAGTCGAACGGCACGGTCGCCAGCCACTCCTGCGCGTACATGGCCGGATTGCTGGTGCTGCCGACGAGCACACACCCGTCCTCCAATGGGTGGAGCTGTCCCATGGGAGGACGGATCCAGGGCGCCACCTCGGCCGGTGGGGCGTGGAACACGACGCGGGTGGGGAACTCCCAGCCGGTGCCGAGGTTTTCCTCCAGCGCCGCCACCGGGTCGAGGTCGTTGGGCGGCTCGAACTCGTGCGTGGTCTGCCCGACCGCACGGACCCGGTCGACTCGGTAGGTGCGGATCGCGTCCGCGCGGTGGGAATGGCACAGCAGGTACCAGCGCCCGTGGCGGGCCACGACCGCCCAGGGGTCCACTTCGGCCTCCCACTCGCTGTTGGTCTCGCTCCGGTAGGTGATCAGCACCCGGCGTCTGGCCGCGATGGCGGCGACGAGTGCGCCGGTGGTGGCGGGATCGGGGCGGGCGGAGTGCCGGTCGGGCGTGGCCGAGGCGTGCTCGCGTAGCGCGGCTGCCTGTCGTCCGACGTTTTCGGGCAGCGCCTGGATGACCTTGCCGAGGGCAGCTCCGACAAGATCGTCGACGTCGGTGGCGGCGGGCTGGCCGTCGAGCACCGCCATGACCAACCCCAGTGCCTCGGCCTGGGTGAACACGATCGGAGGCAACCTCGTGCCACGCCGGAGCCGGTACCCGCCGTGCGGCCCACGGGTCGACTCGACCTGGATGCCGGCCTCCCGGAGGATCCCGATGTAGCGGCGGGCGGCACGCTCCGTCACGCCCAGTGACTCGGCGAGCTGGTCGGCCGTCGCGCCGGGGCGGGCCTGGAGGATCTCCAGGGCGCGCAGGGCCCGTGCGGTGGGACTGAGGTGACTCGGCACCCGAGCAGGCTAGGCGATCATCCGATGAACCGGAAGCAGATCGTCCGCAATTGGCGGTAGCTTGACGTGTTGGTGCACCGCCGTGAAATGACCGCACAGGAAAAGGAGAATTGATCATGGAGGTCCTGCTCATCGCGGGCCTGTGGCTCGACGGATCCGTCTGGGACGATGTCGCGTCCACACTTCGGTCGCTCGGCCACAACCCGGTGCCGCTGACCCTGCCCGGTCAGGGCGATGGATCGACTTCCGCCACGCTCGACGACCAGGTGGCGGCCGTGCTCGCCGCCGTGGACTCAGCCGCAGGCAGGCCCATGGTGGTCGGGCACTCGGCAGCCTGCACCCTGGCCTGGTTGGCCGTCGACGCGCGACCGGAGAAGATCTCCAAGGCCGTCCTCATCGGTGGCTTCCCGGCCGACGACGGGAAGCCCTACGCCGCCTTCTTCGAGCTGCGGGACGGCGCCATGCCCTTCCCCGGCTGGGCCCCCTTCGAGGGACCGGACTCGGTTGACCTCGACGAGGAGGCCAGGCGCGCCATCGAGGCCACCGCGATCCCCGTTCCTGAAGGCGTGGCCACGGGCGTCGTGCGGCTGACGGACGAGCGACGCTTCGATGTGCCGGTCGTACTCGTGTGTCCCGAGTTCACCCCTGCCCAGGCCAAGAAGTGGATCGACGCCGGCGACGCCGCCGAACTCGCGAAGGTCACGCACCTCGACTTCGTCGACATCGACTCCGGCCACTGGCCCATGCACACCAGGCCGACCGAACTCGCCCGCCTCCTCGCTACAGCGGCCGACGCGGCCTGACAGGACAGCGCGGCCGATCTGCCTGGCGGTGTCATGGCGATCGGCGTGGGCATGGCCCGGTGGCCGTTCAACGAGCCGCGTGGAACTCCCGCCTGGCGCGTCGGCCGAGGTACGCCGTCGCCAGGCCACTGATCACGCCGAACATGGCGAGGATCACGATGGGCAGCCAGGTGGTGTCGGTCAGCTCGTGATCGGCGGCGAAGATCACGGCGGTGAAGACCGCCGCGGCGAGGATCAGCAGCGTGACGATCGCGCAGAGGATCGTCACCGCGACGGCCACCCACGCACCGGCCCGCGCTCGGTGCCCTGAAGCGAATCGTCCAGTTGCCATACAAGCAGCATAACGACGCTTCCCTATCGGCCGTCAATGCGCGCTTGTGCCCGCTCGACCAGCGAGGCGTAGTCACAGGCTTGGGCGATCTCCAGTGCCGCGCGGGCCGGCGCCGGTGAGGTTGCTGCCGAGGACGAGCGCACGGGCGAGGTCGAGCAGTATCGCGATGTCGATCTCCAATGCCTCGGCGATTTCGGTGATGATCGAGAGCTTGATCCAATCGACGGTCGCCGCGCTCAACTTCTCCAGCCAGCCTTTCGACGTACCGATTCGATCGGCGAGAATCTGGAGGGTCAACTTCCGCCGCGTACGCCAGTGGTTCACCCAGCGCCCGATCGGTAACCCCTCCACCGGTCACGTCGACGGGTCGCGCCGGACCCGGCCGGAGACCCCGGCGGCGAAGAACTCCGCCGGCCCGAGCCTGTTCACGGCCTCGAACCGGCCTCGGTTGCGCTGCCGCCGCCGGGTGCCCGGAGCCGGCGGAAGGTCGGGCGTCATCTCTCCCGGAGACCCGTCGGGATTGGTGGGCCGTTCGTGAGAATCAAACATTGCGAATCTTCCTTCCTCTGTGGAGGCGCCGCACCGGTGGTGCGTGCACGGATGGAGAGGGCACGGTAAGCCATGCAGTCCCTTGCAGGACTTTGTCGATAACTCCAGGCGTTCTGCTGATGACACTGTGGCGTGACAGGGCTTAGTCTCGTGAGTCATTCGGGCCACCGGGGCGGTGTTGCCAGATCGGAAAGGCCCGCATGGGTGGGCGTGAATAGTTGATCTCAAGTTTTGGGGGAAGCAGAATGGCTGAGATACCGGGTCCACTCGCTGAATTCATCGTTGGGGAGCTGCGTCGCGGGCGGGATGCCGCCCGGATGACCCAGGAGGCGTTCGGCAAGGTCGCCGGCTTCAGTGCGTCGCACGTGAGCGCTGTCGAGAACGGCACCCGGGCACTGACCATGGACTTCGTTCGCGGCGGCGATCGGGCCCTACGCACC is a window of Micromonospora sp. NBC_01699 DNA encoding:
- a CDS encoding NUDIX hydrolase, with the translated sequence MAIVSGSLQHHAGVLLVDPSGALLMQLRDGHAPRHPNLWGIPGGLVEPGETPEQAAHRELLEETGLRVDGGLELFWHGPAPNDDGYWYTFYAPTLARQDEVVLGEGAAMVFLSPADLLDRQMPLGVANVVRRFLASPQYGALLR
- a CDS encoding helix-turn-helix transcriptional regulator; translation: MPSHLSPTARALRALEILQARPGATADQLAESLGVTERAARRYIGILREAGIQVESTRGPHGGYRLRRGTRLPPIVFTQAEALGLVMAVLDGQPAATDVDDLVGAALGKVIQALPENVGRQAAALREHASATPDRHSARPDPATTGALVAAIAARRRVLITYRSETNSEWEAEVDPWAVVARHGRWYLLCHSHRADAIRTYRVDRVRAVGQTTHEFEPPNDLDPVAALEENLGTGWEFPTRVVFHAPPAEVAPWIRPPMGQLHPLEDGCVLVGSTSNPAMYAQEWLATVPFDFRVEGGDELRATVAAVATRFAAALAPRQALTEP
- a CDS encoding alpha/beta fold hydrolase, producing MEVLLIAGLWLDGSVWDDVASTLRSLGHNPVPLTLPGQGDGSTSATLDDQVAAVLAAVDSAAGRPMVVGHSAACTLAWLAVDARPEKISKAVLIGGFPADDGKPYAAFFELRDGAMPFPGWAPFEGPDSVDLDEEARRAIEATAIPVPEGVATGVVRLTDERRFDVPVVLVCPEFTPAQAKKWIDAGDAAELAKVTHLDFVDIDSGHWPMHTRPTELARLLATAADAA